GAGTACGAATGGATTCCTCGGTCTGGGCGAGTTCTGTATTACGCGCTTGTACAATCCGTTCCAGGCGACGGATAGTGTCCAAGGACGACTGGTGTTCGCGATCAAGGTCTTCGAGTCGCGTGATAACTCGCTGGTGCTCTTTGGCCACTGAAGAGCGGGCAGCTTGCTCAGAACTAAGCTGCTGTGCCAGCTGGAAATGTGTCAGCATTTAGCCATAGGGAATTCGCATCATGTACTTACAGAATCGCATTTTTGTTCAAGCGAACCTCTTTCATGCCTGGCATCCTCGAGCTCAACCCGCATACGCTCCATCTCGTCCTCAATCTCGGCCCGATCCTGAACAAGTTCGGCTCGATCATTTTCAGCACGAACGCAGCGAGCTTCTAAATCCCGCATCTGCTTCTCGGTACGTTCTATGTTCTCAAGGAGCTGGTTTCGCTCATTTTCTAGATTCTTCCGTTCGGCTCGCAAGTCGCCCAGATCGCCCTGGAGCTGCTTTGGGCCTTGATTGGAGTTTTCGTACACCTTGATTTGATCTTGCTGTTCGACGAGTTTGGACTGAGTGGTTCGCAACTCATTTTGTGTGGAGATGTACTTTTCTTCCGCGTGTTGGGCTCGATCAGCTAGTATGGCCATATCCTCCTCCATGCGTTTCATCTCCGCCTGGACCTTGCCTGCCTCAGAGCGCTCCTTGGTAAATTTGACAAGTTCGGATCGGACCTCGTTCAATTCGGCTTGATAAGCGTCCCGCTCATATGCCAGCCCATCCATATCCTCCTTGAGAGCGTCGATCTCGGCCTGCATATCCTCCTGGCGAGCTTGTTCTCCGGCCTGTGACTCGGCCTTTGCCCGCTCCCATTCAGCCCGTTGGCGCTCCCACTCGGCCTCCTTGCGCTTCCACCCTTCGTCCGACTGTGGACTCCGACGGCCCGCCTTTCGGGCGTTCTCGAGCTCCTTGTTGAGACGGTTGACATCGGCTTCCAACGCCTTGATTGTAGTATCCGCTTGTTCAGCATACTTCCACTGTGACTCGACTTCAGCCTTGTACTCTTCCAACTGTCTTCGAAGCTTCTGGTCGGTCTCGGCCGTGTCGGGGTCCTTGGCAGCATCGAGGGCTTGCTCGGCCCGAACGGCCCTATCCAGCAATGCCATCCGTTCCTTTTCCCACTGCTGCCTCTCCAACGCAAAGGCTTCCTTGGCTCCAGACCCATCCTTTTCCCTCTCCACACGGACCTCCAAGTCTCGAACCTCGGTCTCCAGCACACCACGCCGCTGGCCCCATCCTACGCGGGACTTCTCCACATCCTCAAGTCGAGACTCCAATTCAGCCAACCTCGCACGGGCCTCGTCCCTCTCCTCCTTTCTCCGTAGACTCCTTTTAGCTTCCTTCTCGGCCCGGCTCAGCTGGACATGCATCTCCCGCATCGCATTGCCGCTCGCCGCATCGAGGACGCCTCGAGCAGTCTGCGCTTGGGCAAGTGTATCCAGGTCAGTGCTCAAGTTTCCAATCTCCGACAGCAGCGAATCTCGCTCGGTCGACATGTCGCCTATTCGAGCCTCCAGGCCAACTTGAGAAGTGCGCAATCCATCCCGTTCGTTGGCGATTCGCTCACGGTCAGCAATAAGCTCAGAGCGCTCCTTTTTCAATAGTCCAACCTCGTGACCAAGCTCTCCACATAATCGCTCGAGTTCTTTGACACGGGTACGggcatccttgacaacacaGGATAATCTCTGGGCAGAACCTTCAGCCGTCTCGGCGCGGGAAAGAAGAATAGGGACGAGGGCGGTGTGGGCGGCGAGATCGGCTTTATATTGTGATTCGATGAGTTGAGTGAGGTCGGCAAGAGAGTTGGGATTGGCTCCGGAGAACGATGAGTTAGAAGAGAGTGAATTGGGTCGGCTACGAGACACAGACTTTGAGACGGCAAGAGGAACTCGCGATGGTGAAACAGTAGAGGCATTAGATTCGTCGAGGTCCAATAACTGCAGGGATTTTCGGGACCCAACGCTTCCGACCGAAGCATTGTGCCGATGACCAATCGTAACACTGCCCCGAGAGGCGtcaggtccaagcttagagTTGTCGGGGCCCTCGGTATCTGGTATGAAAAATCGGGAGAGCTCGGGAATGTTATCGGGGTCAATTTGCGTAGGATCGAATTTGTAACCTCCAGGCGGGTAGAATGTTGGTAATTCTCGAGTAGATATTTGAAAGGTTTTGGTGGTGGTTGCCCTGGCAAGCAAGTTGGACTCGTCCTCGGGGCGGGAAAAGGAAGCACGGGGGGAGGCTGGGGGCTGTAACGTGAGATTAGATGTTGACAGTGATCGAGAGGATGTGGGCACAGGCGGAGGGTCGAATGGCGGCAAAGGCTGAGGAGGTAAGGAGGTTCTCGCACGAGCAGTTCTAGAAAGGCTAGCACCTGGAGCGATAATGAAATCCAACGACGAGGAGCCAACAGGGTCAATAAACTTGGACCTTGATTTGGGTTTCGGACCAGGATCAACCTCAGGCTCAGCAGAGAATGAAGGGATAGGATTGGAAGGGATGACAGTCGACTTTGTAAAGTTGTACATCCCAGGAGGATAGACGGTGGTCATCCCTCGGATAGACTTGCTTGGGCCGGCCGTGACATTCATACACTTTCTTGCCTGCTCGGTCAAGTCGTCGGTGGCGCCCTCAGAGACATCTGCTGCGCTAACGAATTGGGTTTCGTTGTCTTGGGTGAGATCACTGGGGAGTATAGAAGGTCGAGTTGGCCGTGAGACTCTCCGGGTCGGCAAGGATGAGTCTGAAACTAGCGGGGAAGTCCTATCGGGAATGTTGGGAATACTATCCATCTCGAGCGACATATCAAACGGTTTGTAGGAAGACTGATGGTCAAGGGCAGGCGACATCGAGTCGGGAAAGAATACGGTCGAGTCGTCATGGGTCAAAGGCGAAGATGTTGAAGGGGCAGAAGGGTTGAACCGCGGACGGGGAATGGGAGGAAGGGTCGACGTAGACAGCTTGGAAGGACCGGAGGTAGGAGGTGTAGTTGACCCTGATGCAGCAAAACGAGATCCCACACTCTGACCCATTGCTGCGAGTTGGTCGATTTTCTCTCCGTGGTCGTCGCTGCTCTCATCCTGCATGCGAGCCCTGAACGAGCTgccctcctcgtcctcgtatAGTGGTGAATGCATAGCATCTTCTCCACTCGCCGCAGATGTATTAGGTGTAATTGTTCGGTAAGCATCTCGCGCTCCCCATCGCACGCTCTGTCCGCTCCCAGGTGTATTCTTCTCCCTCAGGATAGAACGAAACATCGATTTGAATCGACCAGGTGGGGCGGGCGTCATCGGGCTATCCATTTCTTCCATCCTGTGCATTAGCCGAAATACCAAGTACCACACACTCTACTCACTTCTTGAGCTGGATGGGGTCTTCGAGTCGCTATGGATGTTGGTCTAGCAGCTGCACGACCACGTGACCAACCAAGTTCTGTCGCGTGCGCTGGAGCTTAGACCCTGATCTACGTTGTGCTCGCCGTGAATCGGGCTAAATTGGACCGGAGCCTTAACCGGCGCAAACTGCCTCCCAATCTTCACGCAAGCACAATTCCAGCCCCCGGGCCTCCACCCTttataaataaataaacacGTCATGCTGTCTCAGATATTGATAATCCGCGTGAACCGGTACCAGCCGGGGTAACTAAGTCGGGCCACCTGCTTTCCGGCCCTTTCTATCATCTACCCTTCAAAATTCAGAGTGAACGCCCAACCTCCGGCTATCATGCCTATGCCATCCCCCCTATCATCCCAACCACTCGATTTTCTTATGCCAATGCTACCTACAGCCCTGAGTAGTGCCAGGTGATTCTTTGCAAGGGCCAGCTCTGTTCGCCAGCTGGATACCCCTACGTGATCATTAGTATAACTCAGGCCCAATCGTTAATCAACTGCGCACTTCTTAGCTTTCGATTCTACATCACCGGATCGAGTTTTATGCGGGGTCAGATCAAATCCGAATTTCCTGTAGAATATACGATTAGTTGGATTCTCGCGCATTTTGCGCAATAGTGAAATCAGATGCATATACGACACTCCTCGCATTGCTCTTGTCactaagctcactgaacatCAATCCTTTTTTCTCGGCCCCAATTACCTCCGATCATTTCTTCATTCTTGAGGGAGGTCTGGGCATTCATCACTGGTGGATTTGATTATATCACCATAGACCCAATTAATTGAACAAGGACATCGATATACATAGAGCCTCCCTGCAAATCAGACATTTCGTATCATACCAAAAGCATTACGCATAAACTGCAACCATAACTACTCGATGTGAACATAATTATGCATTGCCAATCTAATATGACCAGACTTCATTCATTCCAAGGAATTCCCTCCGGCTCCGATCGCGTTTTTCGTTCACTCTCTTCTGGAAATTGACAGACAGGAAACACGGCCTCCACTGGTGTGAAGTTCTTTGTTGGTTTATCCATGCCCCAATTTCTGGCACTAATCTTGTTTATAGCTCAGAAAACTGTAAGAAATACGCGAACATCGCCGAGTCTTTGTAGAATGCGTCACATGGCTAAGAACCCGTTACTCTGGACCATTGGTTCCAGACTTTCTTGGGGCTCTTTCTTTCGTCCGACTTGGTGCCTTGAGTAAGTCCAGGTGATGTGTCAATCGACATCACCGCTCGCCGGTCTCTCTGACCACGTTGTTCAAAACACTGCTACTCGGGAGCTGCGAGCCTTCCTTTAGTGTCATGTGATAGTTCTCATGGACAGCCTCATGTGTTTACACACATCGATACCTATCGATGATGGGCGATTTACCCGATTCGACGGTATATGACCAAGTTCAATATAGCGTGTATGCAACAACATTCTCGTTGGAAGCACTCTCCATTTGTTCCCCATCGGTTGAGGAGTTGGAACCAAATGCGTGGTTCAGTCAATTAATGACTACCACCCACCTCATATCGAACTAGAAGTTGCATGCTCATTAGTTTGTAGCTCTCAGAGCTGGGCCAGAGCACAACCTTGGCGCCGTGTCGGATCGTTCGCGGCATTGAAACaccagaatatatgcactggTATCAGCTAACTCGCCTATTTTAAAGGCGGAAAATCCAACCAATGCACAAGCTCATGGATCTATGATACACCCAGACGTAGGTAGTAGATTTCCGGTAACATCTATCATCACATCCTCGCATCGGAGTACTCCGTGACGATACTCTACTTGGTAACCTGGTCTGAGGCGTTCCGCTCTTGGAGGCAAGTCTTGACTTTAGGGTCAACGGACATGTCATTTCCTGCTAGGGGTCATGTTGCAAACTCAATATAGGGATGAATATCACCTGTCAGCCAGGGAGTCGCTAATTCCTGGCCCCAGGGCTACACAATACATATGTTCAGTTACAGTGATTTTTCGATCAAGTGACTTGTATGAATTCTCCGTCTTACCGGTTGTATGGATAATTCTACGAGTGTCTGGGTTCAGAGAGGTCGCTACTTTGGACCACTTTACTTTCGCGTGCCAGGCCTCAAGGACGAATCAATAATGCCCGTACGATATATAAACGGCCCAGCAGGCCCCGTTATCTGCATCCCTACTTCAGAGCTTCATACCTTTCACACCTTTCTTACACTTTACCAATCATGTCTGCTCAAGAATACAGCCTGCCTTCTGGAGTGTACACCCTCGAAAACGTCTCCACAGGCTCAGTTCTCGACTCTTACTGGGGTAAGCCCGACGAAGGCAACCCTGTTAACGGATACCAGCCGCACGGCGGGCCTAATCAACAGGTAGGCGGCCAAATCCATATTTACATGCTCGCTTTTAATATACTATTCGATGTATTTGTAGTGGAAACTTGAGTGGACCGGGTCCGGCTCAAAGTTCACTCTGCGCAACGTTAAAACCAACAATTATCTGTCGTACGGTCGCGCCCAGAACTCGGACAGGATCGTCACTTCCAAGTCACCCAAGCATTGGTTTATAATGGTCGCAGACAAGGGTTATGCGTAAGTAGTGATCAGTCGACTCCATGAGCACTTTGTCAAAACCTTATAATCGTATTTATTAATTCCCAGGGTGGCCGCTGCCGAGAATCCGCTTTACGTTCTTGACCTGACGGAAAGCAACCCTGCCAATGAAACGCCTGTGTGTATTCACATTAAACCACATACGCGTTAAACTTAATTTATGTCCGAACAGTGTATTCTCTACAACAACAATGCCACCGACAACCAGAAGTGGCGCTTCCACAAGGTTTAGGACAGCCTCGAGCATTCTTGCTGAATTACCTGTTAATTCGACTTTATTGAATTAAATGAAATGTTAACAACTGCAAAACTACTATTAGTACGACCCTTAGTCTAAAGAGATACTATCTGAGCTCACACAAACAAAACCTGGCCATCTTTCTGAAAACGACATTCTGGAACGATGTTACAGGTTATACAGACCTCTTTTCTTACTTTCGCTTATTCCATATAATTTACATAAGATTGTATATAAATTTACTAAATTCCTTGGACAATCACGATATGGACTTGTTGAGAAGCAAGGCGCTTAGTGTTTTTCAAGTGTGTTGAATTTGGAATCTGAAGTGGAAAATATCGGATTGTATGCGTCAATAGTAGCGAGCATCACAGCGAGCTAGTAATTGTTTCAATGCATTATGTAAACATCAAGTGCTACGAACGAAGAAATCAGTCCAAGTCAATTGTGGTTCCGCGCCGGACGCTCCCCCAACCCACAAGGCGCCAATGCTGCACGAATATCGCTTGATAAGTCACTGAACTTGGATAGTGGTGATAGCCAAACAGACCTTGTCAATTCTTCGGCTCAGTGCGACCTTTTCACCGACTTCTGTGCACGCTGGAGAAGTCAACAAAATCTTGACTAAGTCGCCCTGTGTCATCGTCACATTAGTAAAAGACCCAGTGATGAATGTGTTGAATGCGTACCTTAGTACTCATCACCCGGCCTCCGGTCGAAGTTGAGCCTATATTCACCATTAAGACTTCATTTTTCGCTAATTTTTGGACCTAAAGGGGGAGGGGTTAGATGGGCCATAAAGTAAAAGGACGCAGAAATGCCTTGGTTTGTTTCTTATCTTCCGTCTTAACCCCGAGCAGTCGTCGAAgcaagaagaagctgatctcCAATTCTGTCGTCTATGAGTATTGACCGACAGGGTATGGGTTGACAAAGCTTACCAGTGTATACGGCTGGAAGATCCCCGACAGCTCCCAGAACTTGTCCAACCAAGCGATCCGCTCTGCACAAGGTTGGATCGATTCTCGTCCCCACACCAATCAAACCTCCAGGAACGGCAAACTTCAATTCGTTTTTCTCTGCTAACAGACTGACGATTTTGCTAAAGATTGGCCGACACCTAACCTTTCCTTCGTTATCTTTGGTGATAATTCCAGGTCGAATTTCAACTTCTTGGTTCAGCCTGAGCACTCCCTGCAAAATCGATCCACCGGCTACTCCGCCTCGGAGATCGGCAATTTCGGCACCAGGCTTGTTCAcgtcaaaggagcggatgacaATGAGTTTTGGGGAAGAAGTGAAGTCGCGGACAGGAGTTGGGATAGTACGTAGGATGTACTCGTTGACGGCATCGATGTTATATTTTAACTGAGCGGAGATAGGGATGATAGGAGAGCTTTCCGCAATCGTTCCTATGAATTCCCAATAAATTATTGAATAATGTCGAGGCTAATTTTGGAACTCACCTTTGACGAAGGCCATGATACTCTTGTGGTGTTCTACGGCTGCTTGTTCACGAATCAAGTCTACTTTATTTTGGAGAATAATGATATGTTTGAGTTTCATAATCTCCACGGCCGCCAAGTGCTCGGATGTTTGTGGCTGTGGGCAAGTTTCGTTTCCTGCGATGAGAAGTAAAGCGGCGTCCATGACTGCCGCACCGTTAAGCATAGTAGCCATGAGAATATCGTGTCCAGGGCACTGTGATATCAGATGTAAGCTTCAGGTGGGCTCCGACTCAGGTTTAACCTACATCAACAAACGAGACATGTCTAATCCTGGGGTCAGTATGTGGCTAAATGCGCTAAGGTAGGCCTACCGAACAAGTTTCATGCGGGACCCGCAGCCGGGACGCTCACAAGGAGGACGTTCTTCCATATCCGAGCGATACGACTTGTAGCAACCTGGTCTTGGGCATTTCTCGTTTTCGCATTTGTAGATCTGGTGAAGGTTAACATAATGAAGCTGATCGTGGCGGGGTACTAACCTTGGCATTCGCGTATCCTAAACTGCAATATAAGTGAGGAAGGTCAAAATGGCGATTCAGGACGCACCAAGTTTGATTGTGATGTTCCGTTCCAACTCGTTCTTGAACCTGACAGTCATGACGCCTGAAATGGCTTTTACTACAGTGGATTTGCCGTGAGCGACATGGCCAATAGTACCGAGATTGATCGTCGCCTTCAAGTATATTTAGTAAGGGAAGATATTAGAATCAGGGTGACCCACCTGGTTCTTGATAACCTCTGGCGAGTCGGGAGTAAGCTTCGAAACGTCGACCTCGTATATTTCCGACATGCTGGTCAAGGGCGAGTCATGAAAATCTCGTCACGTGGAGGGTCACGTGCAAGATCAATATTGCCATCACGTGGCCGTATTTCTCTGTTGGACACGACTGCCACGACCCCTGCCCACGATGGATGTAAGTGTTAGGCAACTATATGCTGGTATTAGGCTGAGAAAAAAATCGGGTATAGGAGGAGATCATCTACGACAATTACGGCGACACCTACGGGGACAACTATGTAGATAGCTACGTTGATTATGAGACCTTTCCCGAGGACGACTGGAACAATGCGGATTATACGCAGTACTATGGCGCGGCGTGAGTACCAGCAGctcagaagaggaacaagTCTGATTGTGTGCAGTGAAAACGAAGGAATCGATATCTTTATTCCCCTGCTGCTGTTTACATTGCTCGGTATCTATCTTGTCTACAA
The Rhizoctonia solani chromosome 8, complete sequence DNA segment above includes these coding regions:
- a CDS encoding ricin-type beta-trefoil lectin domain protein, which produces MSAQEYSLPSGVYTLENVSTGSVLDSYWGKPDEGNPVNGYQPHGGPNQQWKLEWTGSGSKFTLRNVKTNNYLSYGRAQNSDRIVTSKSPKHWFIMVADKGYAVAAAENPLYVLDLTESNPANETPCILYNNNATDNQKWRFHKV
- a CDS encoding eukaryotic translation initiation factor 2 eIF2-gamma-II is translated as MSEIYEVDVSKLTPDSPEVIKNQATINLGTIGHVAHGKSTVVKAISGVMTVRFKNELERNITIKLGYANAKIYKCENEKCPRPGCYKSYRSDMEERPPCERPGCGSRMKLVRHVSFVDCPGHDILMATMLNGAAVMDAALLLIAGNETCPQPQTSEHLAAVEIMKLKHIIILQNKVDLIREQAAVEHHKSIMAFVKGTIAESSPIIPISAQLKYNIDAVNEYILRTIPTPVRDFTSSPKLIVIRSFDVNKPGAEIADLRGGVAGGSILQGVLRLNQEVEIRPGIITKDNEGKVRCRPIFSKIVSLLAEKNELKFAVPGGLIGVGTRIDPTLCRADRLVGQVLGAVGDLPAVYTELEISFFLLRRLLGVQKLAKNEVLMVNIGSTSTGGRVMSTKGDLVKILLTSPACTEVGEKVALSRRIDKVCLAITTIQVQ